The following proteins are encoded in a genomic region of Ornithodoros turicata isolate Travis chromosome 6, ASM3712646v1, whole genome shotgun sequence:
- the LOC135396636 gene encoding uncharacterized protein LOC135396636, whose protein sequence is MVTCHLCPPTDRQHYTTALGLQVHLANVHNLATPCIPFCETLCTLRNYTNRYELHLHDRDDDGQDVSTFFHENGRYLAGVLRHFGFPLRFYVLLKAELGRHTPEDEIIFVTQFIPSSVHTLWSERDVERAVIEVGTEVTNNLEKLEMQGSGFFLFRIHACILHVGRLAPQLIGCTDFELPNELKKKCRCLLNVDLHEDSEQNMCFAFCVLAGLHPAKGSYRRRASSYRSYLSQYVFPETFPVVFPKDVEMFEKQNDVSINVYGYDKDEKYVYPIKVVDDQCKKHVDLLLIDFHFVLITNFNALFTPPGYFHCKRCTMGFTTPGVLADHLLTCKQQKVSKTIFPKKGETLSFAGEHLMSEVPFYCVYDFESVLSPCSGGGNVYEEHIPSSFCLLVIRSCDSYVLKKHIYRGADCVSVFMELLRNLHDELYAMLHETVPLQMTPGDELEHSEATHCNICKEPFTKKQKVRDHDHVSGEFRQSLCQGCNLKLRIPRKVPIIAHNANYDLGFIVAHLHLLRKTDIRVIASSCQKFKAIDIGVFRFIDSLSFLNASLDTLTKNLCDKGESNFRCLRQFFAEEDYFRLVVRKGVFCYNYVTSFERYDEPCLPSRDQFFNQLNGSEVSEEDYRHAQNVFEKFQLKSLGEYSDLYLLTDALLLADVFQNFRIWALETHKIEPLHFVSLPGLSMSCALKMSRINLDLIHDPDAYLLIERGLRGGMTQCSTRMATANVPGTDQYDPEKPKTIIHYMDINGLYGTVMREPLPFGDFEWLSPEEVAGLDVTLVADYADVGYFLEVDLAYVQELHERHKDLPLAPEKMSVPYELLSDYQKDLMKKFNLPQHDIEPKLLLTLLDKKKYFLHYRSLKLYLQLGLRLEKIHRVLRFKQKPFLRSYVDFHHELRKQATNTFERNLYKSLINSVYGKTCMNVRKFVDCRLATSEEQVLRFLRKPNLKQFRALSSNVVLFQFAQSIVRMRQPLYLGFTILELSKVMMYDFYYNNLLRVAPDTRLLYMDTDSYIVMLSDEKALAELADTHLDTSGHSCDDSMYSTKNKMVLGKFKNEMPHDHILGFCCLKPKLYALDLHSKRRYNRAKGVKQCEAQKLHYSMYIDSLKLGEVYKVCQNLIVRKENINKSVCVTKVALNPLDTKRFICEDGIHTLPFGYASNGKM, encoded by the coding sequence atggtgacatgccacctttgtcctccgaccgatcggcagcactacacaacagcgctgggacttcaagttcatctggctaacgttcataaccttgcaacaccctgtatcccattttgtgagacactctgtacgctccgcaactataccaaccgctatgagcttcatctacatgacagagacgacgacgggcaggatgtcagcacattctttcatgaaaacggacgctaccttgccggtgtacttcgacatttcggatttccgttacgcttttatgttttgctgaaggcggaactcggtcgacatacgcctgaggatgagatcatatttgtcactcaatttattccttcgagtgtgcatacgctgtggtcggaacgagacgtagaacgtgctgtcattgaagtaggcactgaagtcaccaacaatttagaaaagcttgaaatgcaagggtcgggatttttcttatttcgaattcacgcctgcattcttcatgtcggtcgtctcgcaccacagctcattggttgtaccgactttgaattgccaaacgaattgaaaaaaaagtgtcggtgtcttctgaatgtcgaccttcacgaggatagtgaacagaacatgtgtttcgcattttgcgtacttgccggtctacatcctgcaaagggttcttacagacgcagagcttcatcctacaggtcatacctgtctcaatatgtatttccagagacgtttcctgtagtgttcccgaaagatgtagaaatgtttgagaagcagaacgatgtgagcattaacgtgtacggttatgacaaagatgaaaaatatgtttacccgattaaggttgttgacgaccagtgcaagaagcatgtcgacctactgctgattgacttccattttgtactcattactaatttcaatgctttgttcacaccacctggttattttcactgcaaacggtgtacgatgggtttcaccaccccgggtgtactcgccgatcatctactaacgtgtaaacaacaaaaagtgtccaagactatttttccaaagaaaggtgagacactgtcgtttgccggagagcatttgatgtcggaagttcccttctactgtgtatacgactttgagagtgtactatcaccgtgttcgggaggcgggaatgtctacgaggaacacatcccttcatccttctgtctcctcgtcatacgctcgtgcgattcgtatgtcttgaagaaacatatttaccgtggtgcagactgcgtttccgttttcatggaactattgcgtaatttgcatgatgagctgtatgcgatgttgcacgagactgtgcccttgcaaatgaccccaggagacgaactcgaacattctgaagccactcactgtaacatctgtaaagaaccattcactaagaagcagaaagtgcgagaccatgatcacgtaagtggagaatttcgccaatcattgtgtcagggatgtaatctgaaactgcggataccacggaaagtgcccatcattgcacataatgccaATTATGACCTCGGATTCATAGTAGCTCATCTGCACCTGCTTCGGAAGACAGACATCAGAGTGATAGCCTCCAGTTGTCAAAAGTTTAAGGCTATAGACATTGGTGTGTTCCGCTTCATAGACTCGTTAAGCTTCCTCAATGCTAGTCTCGACACACTGACGAAAAATCTATGTGACAAAGGTGAATCTAACTTCAGGTGTCTGCGTCAGTTTTTCGCAGAGGAGGACTACTTCAGGTTGGTTGTACGTAAAGGGGTTTTCTGTTATAACTACGTTACCTCTTTTGAACGTTACGACGAGCCCTGTTTGCCATCACGTGACCAGTTCTTTAACCAACTGAACGGATCAGAAGTGAGCGAGGAAGATTACCGCCATGCGCAAAAtgtgtttgaaaaatttcaactgaagagcctgggcgagtactcggatttgtaccttctgacggacgcattgcttctggcagacgtgtttcaaaacttccgaatatgggcgttggagacgcacaaaattgaaccacttcatttcgtgtcactcccgggactaagcatgtcttgcgcatTAAAAATGAGCCGGATTaatctggatttaatccacgatcccgatgcctatctgttaattgaACGGGGCCTGCGTGGTGGTATGACCCAGTGTTCAACGCGAATGGCCACTGCAAATGTCCCAGGGACAGATCAGTACGATCCCGAAAAACCAAAGACCATAATTCATTACATGGACATAAATGGACTCTATGGCACAGTGATGCGTGAACCACTCCCATTCGGAGACTTTGAATGGCTGTCACCCGAAGAGGTTGCAGGTTTAGATGTAACCCTTGTTGCAGATTATGCAGACGTTGGTTATTTTTTAGAGGTAGACCTGGCCTACGTACAAGAGCTCCACGAACGACATAAAGATTTACCGCTCGCGCCCGAAAAAATGAGCGTCCCGTATGAGTTGCTTTCGGATTATCAGAAAGACCTGATGAAAAAATTTAACCTGCCACAGCATGATATAGAACCGAAATTACTCCTTACACTGCTTGACAAGAAGAAGTATTTTCTTCATTATCGCAGTCTAAAGTTGTACCTACAGTTGGGTCTTCGGCTCGAGAAAATTCACCGGGTGCTCAGGTTCAAACAAAAACCATTCCTGCGATCCTATGTTGACTTCCATCATGAactacgcaagcaggcaaccaataccttcgaacgtaacctgtacaagagtttaattaactccgtatatgggaaaacatgtatgaatgtACGAAAGTTCGTCGACTGTCGCTTAGCAACTTCCGAGGAGCAAGTGTTGAGATTCTTGCGTAAACCGAACCTCAAACAATTCAGGGCTCTAAGCTCTAACGTAGTCTTGTTTCAGTTCGCTCAATCGATAGTCCGTATGCGACAGCCACTGTACCTGGGGTTCACTATTCTCGAGCTGTCTAAAGTCATGATGTATGACTTTTATTATAACAACTTGCTTCGGGTAGCCCCGGACACAAGGctcttgtatatggacacagattcttatatcgtgatgctgagcgatgagaaggcccttgcggagctcgccgatacccaccttgatacatctggtcattcttgtgatgactcgatgtattctacgaaaaacaagatggtgctaggaaaatttaagaacgaaatgccccacgaccacatcctagggttctgttgcctgaaaccaaagctctatgcactagacctccatagtaaaagacgatacaatcgtgctaagggggtgaaacaatgtgaagcccagaagttgcattattcaatgtacatagactctcttaagcttggtgaagtgtacaaagtttgtcagaacctcattgtgcgcaaggaaaatataaataaaagtgtatgtgttacgaaagtagctttaaatcccctagacacaaagcgtttcatttgtgaggatggtatccacacgttaccctttgggtacgcatccaatggaaagatgtag